In the genome of Opitutia bacterium KCR 482, one region contains:
- the rnpA gene encoding ribonuclease P protein component, giving the protein MRFGRENRVRLANDFAFLKQKSKKADCSAFVFYCLPRPENSASRLGLVTSKKVGCAVERNTARRRFRAIFRECAPDFAVPCDILVFVRRGYAKFEYAKLREKFRRAAETVIANAKKE; this is encoded by the coding sequence GTGCGTTTTGGAAGAGAAAACAGGGTACGGCTCGCGAACGATTTTGCTTTTTTAAAACAAAAGTCGAAGAAGGCGGATTGTTCCGCCTTCGTTTTTTATTGTCTGCCGCGGCCCGAAAATTCGGCGTCGCGGCTGGGTTTGGTGACGAGCAAAAAGGTCGGCTGCGCGGTTGAGCGCAACACGGCGCGAAGGAGGTTTCGGGCGATATTCCGCGAATGCGCGCCCGATTTCGCCGTGCCGTGCGATATTTTGGTGTTTGTGAGGCGCGGGTACGCGAAGTTCGAGTACGCAAAGCTGCGCGAAAAATTCCGTCGGGCGGCGGAAACGGTAATCGCGAATGCAAAAAAAGAGTAG
- the rpmH gene encoding 50S ribosomal protein L34, with protein sequence MNPTYRPSKLKRARRCGWRARNKTRGGKAVIAARRQKGRKRLVTK encoded by the coding sequence ATGAATCCTACATATAGACCTTCGAAGTTGAAACGCGCCCGTCGTTGCGGCTGGCGTGCAAGAAATAAAACGCGCGGCGGCAAGGCCGTCATTGCGGCACGCCGTCAAAAGGGTCGCAAGCGTTTGGTTACGAAATAG
- the yidC gene encoding membrane protein insertase YidC yields the protein MDKKNTIIGVLLIVAAFYFMYDSTKKDAAARARRAEVVRTVDAVAPKSAESKFEIAAKQSADAAKEEFCSLKNENLSINFTNRGGAIANVEVLKYAESQDSDKPFAFNEVKGAIPAMSLAFFDPSSELPAPFLKTFALAAKSADTVSYEYVEKGKMKISRTYALIKSGKADYTKYTVFAKTSVENLSAAPLPLEEVYVCLGAVPPTASDVYGSNLAFLLYNGSAHFARSSAFTESSGFLGIGASQAKIFEKINVPDSVWGSVKNQFFAAVFTPENAVSDIGFAIPLKTGFKTDNKYMKNSVAGFMGFHTGAIASGKSWELSGTYYVGPKELDALASLGAGQEAVMNYGWFGFVSRPLSRLLVWINSGIEVISPSWSWGWSIIILTLIVRLLLWPLTSIQIKSAQRMAKMQEPIREIKAKYKDDPKRVQQETMKIYSEYGINPLAGCLPVLIQIPIFIGLYYMLQTSCEIRFAHFMWVKDLSLPDTIESLPSIFGVPLHVLPLLNAAVTFVQMHLNPSPSADKTQAMMFKLMPVIMLVFFYTFPSGLVLYWLVQSLLGILQALIIRMGKDKVVLKKRTKPSFMQKMQAAMEQAQAMQEKRGDEFAKLPLKERLRIAAEDARKAKEKIKEDRLKGTLYEKRKKNPGGRSTPKKR from the coding sequence ATGGATAAGAAAAACACAATCATCGGGGTGCTGCTGATAGTTGCGGCATTCTATTTTATGTACGACTCCACGAAGAAGGATGCGGCGGCGCGCGCGCGCCGCGCGGAGGTCGTGCGGACGGTTGACGCGGTTGCGCCGAAGTCGGCGGAGTCGAAGTTCGAGATTGCGGCGAAGCAGTCGGCGGACGCGGCGAAAGAGGAGTTTTGCTCGCTAAAAAACGAGAACCTTTCAATAAACTTCACGAACAGGGGCGGGGCGATCGCCAACGTCGAGGTTCTGAAATACGCCGAAAGTCAGGATTCGGACAAGCCGTTTGCGTTCAACGAAGTCAAGGGCGCGATTCCCGCGATGAGCCTTGCGTTTTTCGACCCGTCGAGCGAGCTTCCCGCGCCGTTTTTGAAGACGTTTGCGCTCGCCGCGAAGTCGGCGGACACCGTTTCGTACGAGTACGTCGAAAAGGGGAAAATGAAAATTTCGCGCACATACGCGCTGATAAAAAGCGGCAAGGCCGACTATACAAAATATACGGTTTTTGCGAAAACGTCGGTCGAAAATCTGTCCGCCGCGCCGCTTCCGTTGGAGGAAGTCTACGTTTGCTTGGGCGCGGTTCCGCCGACGGCGAGCGACGTGTACGGTTCGAACCTCGCGTTTTTGCTGTATAACGGAAGCGCGCACTTCGCGAGGTCGAGCGCGTTTACGGAAAGCTCCGGATTTTTGGGAATCGGGGCGTCGCAGGCGAAGATTTTCGAAAAAATCAACGTGCCCGATTCCGTCTGGGGCTCGGTGAAGAACCAGTTTTTTGCGGCGGTGTTCACGCCCGAAAACGCGGTTTCCGACATCGGCTTTGCAATTCCGCTGAAAACGGGCTTCAAGACCGACAACAAGTATATGAAAAACTCGGTCGCGGGCTTCATGGGCTTCCACACGGGCGCGATTGCCTCGGGCAAGAGCTGGGAGCTTTCGGGGACGTACTACGTCGGGCCGAAAGAGCTTGACGCGCTTGCGTCGCTGGGCGCGGGGCAGGAAGCGGTGATGAACTACGGCTGGTTCGGCTTCGTCAGCCGCCCGCTTTCGAGGCTGCTGGTCTGGATTAATTCGGGGATTGAGGTAATCTCGCCGTCGTGGAGCTGGGGCTGGTCAATCATCATTTTGACGCTTATCGTAAGACTGCTTCTCTGGCCGCTTACGTCGATACAGATAAAGTCGGCGCAGCGCATGGCGAAAATGCAGGAGCCGATTCGCGAAATCAAGGCGAAGTATAAGGACGACCCGAAGCGCGTGCAGCAGGAGACGATGAAAATCTACTCCGAGTACGGCATAAATCCGCTGGCGGGCTGCCTGCCCGTGCTTATACAGATTCCGATTTTCATCGGGCTGTACTACATGCTCCAAACTTCGTGCGAAATCCGCTTTGCTCACTTCATGTGGGTTAAGGACTTGTCCCTGCCCGACACAATCGAAAGCCTGCCGAGCATATTCGGAGTGCCCCTGCACGTTCTGCCCCTGCTGAACGCGGCGGTTACATTCGTGCAAATGCACCTGAACCCGTCGCCGTCGGCGGACAAAACGCAGGCGATGATGTTCAAGCTCATGCCCGTCATCATGCTCGTGTTCTTCTACACGTTCCCGTCGGGCTTGGTGCTGTACTGGCTTGTGCAGAGCTTGCTGGGAATTTTGCAGGCGCTGATAATCCGCATGGGCAAAGACAAGGTCGTGCTGAAAAAGCGCACAAAGCCGTCGTTCATGCAGAAAATGCAGGCGGCGATGGAACAGGCGCAGGCGATGCAGGAAAAGCGCGGCGACGAATTCGCAAAACTTCCCCTCAAAGAGCGTCTGCGCATAGCCGCGGAGGACGCGCGCAAAGCGAAGGAAAAGATAAAGGAAGACAGGCTTAAAGGGACTCTTTACGAAAAGCGCAAAAAGAACCCCGGCGGTCGCTCGACTCCCAAGAAGCGATAA
- the yidD gene encoding membrane protein insertion efficiency factor YidD: MQKKSRKMPRGLLSAPSWLAVRFYQLAISPVIHLLPNSGCRFYPTCSEYTLIAISRHGALKGILMGACRILRCNPYSEGGFDYVPKNFSWRKLFSQNKVDECNSDGN, encoded by the coding sequence ATGCAAAAAAAGAGTAGGAAAATGCCGCGCGGGCTGTTGTCCGCGCCGAGCTGGCTTGCCGTCAGATTCTACCAGCTGGCGATTTCCCCCGTGATACATCTGCTGCCGAACAGCGGCTGCCGATTTTACCCGACATGCTCGGAGTACACGCTGATTGCGATTTCGCGGCACGGCGCGTTGAAGGGAATTCTGATGGGCGCGTGCAGGATACTCAGGTGCAACCCGTATAGCGAGGGCGGCTTCGACTACGTTCCGAAAAATTTTTCGTGGCGGAAACTATTTTCGCAAAACAAAGTTGACGAATGCAATTCGGACGGTAATTAA
- a CDS encoding zinc metallopeptidase, whose translation MEFLVLILVPIIIGMYAQAKVSSAYEKYSRVATRSGATGRDAAAAVMQSAGIDDVQIVEIAGHLTDHYDPTKKVLALSTENYRGRSIAALGVAAHEAGHAIQHKCAYAPLNLRMALVPITNFACSLLPIVMLGGFFLFNSMITIYAGIGIYIVLTLFQLITLPVEFDASNRAKAQLRNLGFVDGAEGRGVGEVLDAAAFTYVAAFVSSLGWLLYLISAANNRR comes from the coding sequence ATGGAATTTCTCGTATTGATTTTAGTGCCGATAATCATCGGCATGTACGCGCAGGCAAAGGTGTCTTCGGCATACGAAAAATACTCGCGCGTCGCCACGCGCTCGGGCGCGACGGGGCGCGACGCGGCGGCGGCCGTCATGCAGTCGGCGGGCATCGACGACGTGCAAATCGTCGAAATCGCGGGGCACCTAACCGACCACTACGACCCGACGAAAAAAGTGCTCGCCCTCAGCACCGAAAACTACCGCGGGCGGTCGATTGCCGCCCTCGGCGTCGCCGCGCACGAGGCGGGACACGCAATCCAGCATAAATGCGCCTACGCGCCGCTCAATCTGCGCATGGCTCTTGTGCCGATAACAAATTTTGCGTGCTCGCTTCTGCCAATCGTAATGCTCGGCGGATTTTTCCTGTTCAACAGCATGATTACCATTTACGCGGGCATCGGAATTTACATAGTTTTGACGCTGTTCCAGCTCATAACGCTGCCGGTGGAATTCGACGCGTCGAACAGGGCGAAGGCGCAACTGCGCAACTTGGGATTTGTTGACGGAGCGGAAGGCAGAGGCGTGGGAGAGGTTCTGGACGCGGCGGCGTTCACGTATGTGGCGGCGTTTGTGTCGTCGCTCGGCTGGCTCCTATATCTCATCTCCGCGGCGAACAACCGCCGATGA
- a CDS encoding YebC/PmpR family DNA-binding transcriptional regulator: MSGHSKWATTKRHKAAVDAKRGKIFSSLSKDLTLAAKDGGGDPTTNARLRMLLQKAKAANMPADNVDRAIKKGTGELPGVVYEQLIYEGYGPGGIGIIVEVTTDNKNRAASDVRSTFTKNGGNLATPGALQFNFTKQGQFIVSTEKTTEDALMDVVLDAGAEDIRNNGDYFEILCPISAFNAVGEALEKAGIETEDSEIAWIPNSETVITDPELAKKIVKLTDALDDLEDVQNVYSNEDLDGSLVD; encoded by the coding sequence ATGTCCGGTCATAGTAAATGGGCAACAACTAAAAGACACAAGGCAGCCGTAGACGCAAAAAGAGGCAAAATTTTCAGCTCTCTGAGTAAGGATTTGACCCTCGCGGCGAAAGACGGCGGCGGAGACCCCACAACAAACGCGCGTTTGCGCATGCTTTTGCAGAAGGCGAAAGCTGCCAATATGCCCGCCGACAACGTCGATAGGGCAATCAAAAAGGGTACGGGGGAACTCCCCGGCGTCGTTTACGAACAGCTTATTTACGAAGGCTACGGCCCCGGCGGTATCGGCATTATCGTCGAAGTTACCACCGACAACAAGAACCGCGCGGCAAGCGATGTCCGCAGCACGTTCACAAAGAACGGCGGCAACCTCGCGACCCCCGGCGCGCTCCAATTCAACTTCACAAAACAGGGACAGTTTATCGTCAGCACCGAAAAGACGACGGAAGACGCCCTCATGGACGTAGTTCTCGACGCAGGCGCGGAGGATATCCGCAATAACGGCGACTATTTCGAAATCCTGTGCCCTATTTCCGCGTTCAACGCGGTCGGCGAAGCTCTCGAAAAGGCGGGCATCGAAACGGAAGACTCGGAAATCGCATGGATTCCGAATTCGGAAACCGTCATTACCGACCCCGAACTCGCAAAGAAAATCGTAAAGCTTACCGACGCTCTCGACGACTTGGAAGACGTGCAGAATGTCTACTCCAACGAAGACCTCGACGGTTCGCTCGTAGACTAA